The proteins below come from a single Dermatophilaceae bacterium Soc4.6 genomic window:
- a CDS encoding FliA/WhiG family RNA polymerase sigma factor — protein sequence MPPTTTSPTAPASPDDLVTSHMPLVGHIVRETMGRVPAHVSRDDLTSAGMLALVLAARAFDPTRGVPFAGYAATRVRGAILDELRRVDWASRSVRRRARDLDETRNRLAAILGRIPTTAEVASALSVPIEDISRNEGDIARASVLSLEGTENSDGPVLASTSATPDQVVEHLELLTYLMEAVTELPERLRVVVTEYFLAERPMAEIAADLGVSESRISQIRAEALVLLRTALQRELDPELAEQPDANPGCASRRRESYYASVAARHSLGLRQQRPVELDETA from the coding sequence GTGCCCCCCACCACGACCTCCCCCACCGCGCCGGCCTCCCCCGACGACCTCGTCACCTCGCACATGCCCCTCGTGGGCCACATCGTCCGCGAGACGATGGGCCGCGTGCCGGCCCACGTCAGCAGGGACGACCTCACCTCCGCCGGCATGCTGGCCCTCGTCCTCGCTGCTCGCGCCTTCGACCCGACCCGCGGCGTCCCCTTCGCCGGCTACGCCGCGACCCGCGTCCGCGGAGCCATCCTCGACGAGCTGCGCCGGGTCGACTGGGCCTCGCGCTCGGTGCGCCGCCGCGCCCGTGACCTCGACGAGACCCGCAACCGGCTCGCCGCCATCCTCGGCCGCATCCCGACCACCGCCGAGGTCGCCTCGGCCCTGAGCGTCCCCATCGAGGACATCAGCCGCAACGAGGGCGACATCGCTCGCGCCTCCGTGCTGTCCCTGGAGGGCACGGAGAACTCCGACGGCCCGGTCCTCGCGTCGACCAGCGCCACCCCGGACCAGGTCGTCGAGCACCTCGAGCTGCTCACCTACCTGATGGAGGCCGTCACCGAGCTGCCCGAGCGCCTGCGCGTGGTCGTCACGGAGTACTTCCTCGCCGAGCGCCCGATGGCCGAGATCGCGGCCGACCTGGGGGTGTCGGAGTCGCGGATCTCGCAGATCCGCGCCGAGGCCCTCGTCCTGCTGCGCACCGCGCTCCAGCGCGAGCTCGACCCCGAGCTGGCCGAGCAGCCGGACGCGAACCCGGGGTGCGCCTCGCGTCGCCGCGAGTCCTACTACGCCTCCGTCGCCGCACGCCACTCCCTGGGTCTGCGCCAGCAGCGCCCGGTCGAGCTCGACGAGACCGCCTGA